From Maylandia zebra isolate NMK-2024a linkage group LG11, Mzebra_GT3a, whole genome shotgun sequence, one genomic window encodes:
- the LOC143421131 gene encoding putative ferric-chelate reductase 1, translating into MILSLIQPIGALLRCGPQHHLRYLFNWTHFLNAVVIKSIAVAAIFTGLDRIDSDDGWLLKVMGGFFAWEVLFIIILEVHDWVVKHRDDTADQMESALVKGDSCLIAVYLLGNLCFLVALLVGIGEK; encoded by the exons ATGATCCTCTCACTCATCCAGCCTATCGGGGCCTTGCTGCGCTGCGGACCACAACATCACCT GAGGTATCTGTTCAACtggacacattttttaaatgcgGTGGTAATAAAATCTATAGCTG TGGCAGCCATATTTACAGGCCTGGACAGGATTGACAGTGATGATGGGTGGCTATTGAAAGTGATGGGTGGCTTCTTTGCCTGGGAAGTTCTCTTCATCATCATTTTGGAGGTCCATGATTGGGTAGTTAAACACAGAg ATGATACTGCTGATCAAATGGAATCAGCATTG GTCAAAGGTGACAGTTGCCTGATCGCTGTGTACCTTCTGGGAAACCTTTGCTTTTTGGTGGCACTTCTGGTTGGAATTGGAGAAAaatga
- the LOC143421130 gene encoding putative ferric-chelate reductase 1 — protein MILSLIQPIGALLRCGPQHHLRYLFNWTHFLNAVVIKSIAVAAIFTGLDRIDSDDGWLLKVMGGFFAWEVLFIIILEVHDWVVKHRDDTADQMESALVKGDSCLIAVYLLGNLCFLVALLVGIGEK, from the exons ATGATCCTCTCACTCATCCAGCCTATCGGGGCCTTGCTGCGCTGCGGACCACAACATCACCT GAGGTATCTGTTCAACtggacacattttttaaatgcgGTGGTAATAAAATCTATAGCTG TGGCAGCCATATTTACAGGCCTGGACAGGATTGACAGTGATGATGGGTGGCTATTGAAAGTGATGGGTGGCTTCTTTGCCTGGGAAGTTCTCTTCATCATCATTTTGGAGGTCCATGATTGGGTAGTTAAACACAGAG ATGATACTGCTGATCAAATGGAATCAGCATTG GTCAAAGGTGACAGTTGCCTGATCGCTGTGTACCTTCTGGGAAACCTTTGCTTTTTGGTGGCACTTCTGGTTGGAATTGGAGAAAaatga